ACTGGAAACTTTTTGCCAAAACTGATAGGCTCTACACTAAAAGGTACGAGGATGAGACGAATTTAAGATGCCATATGATCTTGGATAATTCCGCATCGATGTATTATCCAGAAATAAAGCAACCTTCCATTGAAAAACTCAATAAAATAGGTTTTGGCGTTCTGTCCATAGCCGCACTTATGCAAGTGCTCAAAAAACAACGTGATGCAGTTGGGCTAAGCATTTATTCCGATACTTATAACTTCTACGCCGCTGAAAAAAGTAGTGAGCGCCATTTTCAGATGTTGTACTCCAAATTGAACGAGGTCTCAAAAAATAAAAGTGTTTCCCAGACAACAAAAACATATACCTATTTACACCAAATAGCAGAAAAAATACATCGGCGTAGCCTAATTTTTTTGTTTTCCGATATGTTCCAAACAGAAACAGAGGAGGCACAATTATTTGAGGCATTGCGTCACTTAAAATACAATAAGCATGCTGTGGTTCTTTTTCATTTATTGGACTACACACATGAACTTCAGTTTGATTTTGAAAATACGCCCAAACGTTATGTTGATATAGAAACTGGCACGCACATCGATTTATATGCCGATAACATTAAGAGCGCTTACCATGAAAAGGTAAAACAGTATCAAGAAAATCTAAAATTAAAGTGCGCACAATACGGGATAAAGTACGTTGGCGTGGATATTGGCTCTAACTTTTCAC
The nucleotide sequence above comes from Flagellimonas sp. HMM57. Encoded proteins:
- a CDS encoding DUF58 domain-containing protein, with product MDIRSELHKSQLFQNLELLANQIVEGFISGIHKSPFHGFSAEFAEHKIYNPGESTKHIDWKLFAKTDRLYTKRYEDETNLRCHMILDNSASMYYPEIKQPSIEKLNKIGFGVLSIAALMQVLKKQRDAVGLSIYSDTYNFYAAEKSSERHFQMLYSKLNEVSKNKSVSQTTKTYTYLHQIAEKIHRRSLIFLFSDMFQTETEEAQLFEALRHLKYNKHAVVLFHLLDYTHELQFDFENTPKRYVDIETGTHIDLYADNIKSAYHEKVKQYQENLKLKCAQYGIKYVGVDIGSNFSQVLNAFMIERQTFA